Proteins encoded by one window of Cuniculiplasma divulgatum:
- the thpR gene encoding RNA 2',3'-cyclic phosphodiesterase translates to MRSFIGSPIENSEDFSKLLESLSFHREINPVPVNNLHLTYLFLSDINDSKKNIAIKRLQQLKFRALTCKVNSLKTLPERSTPRVIVVVLDCPELSDISNALKETFSVNINRTQSFLPHITVGRYRKHSNPISLESVKLDISAVKLRQICLYKSTLTESGSIYEKLYCKEPV, encoded by the coding sequence ATGAGATCATTCATTGGTTCACCCATAGAAAATAGTGAGGACTTTAGCAAACTTTTGGAATCTCTAAGTTTCCATAGAGAAATTAATCCCGTACCAGTGAATAATCTTCACCTTACCTACCTTTTTCTCTCAGATATTAACGATTCTAAGAAAAATATTGCCATAAAAAGACTTCAGCAATTAAAATTCAGGGCTCTGACATGCAAGGTAAACTCCCTCAAAACGCTCCCTGAAAGATCTACACCAAGGGTAATAGTTGTGGTTTTAGATTGTCCTGAATTAAGTGATATAAGCAATGCATTAAAAGAAACCTTCTCAGTAAATATTAACCGTACACAAAGTTTCTTACCTCACATTACCGTAGGAAGGTACAGAAAGCACAGTAATCCAATTTCACTGGAATCGGTAAAACTTGATATTTCTGCAGTAAAGCTCAGGCAGATCTGCCTTTATAAAAGTACGCTTACGGAAAGTGGTTCTATTTATGAGAAACTATACTGCAAAGAACCTGTCTAG
- a CDS encoding methylated-DNA--[protein]-cysteine S-methyltransferase, translating into MNVLNEAEMESKLKALGFSNFEINVLLEVYRIPMGETRTYSQIAETIGHRNASRAVGSAVRKNPFAPLIPCHRVVRKDGKIGNYSGEGGREQKRKMLKEEGIDVERLK; encoded by the coding sequence ATGAACGTTCTTAACGAAGCAGAAATGGAAAGTAAGCTGAAGGCTTTAGGATTCAGTAATTTTGAGATTAATGTACTTTTGGAAGTTTACCGAATTCCCATGGGAGAAACGAGAACATATTCACAAATCGCAGAGACAATCGGACACAGGAATGCAAGCAGGGCAGTGGGAAGTGCAGTAAGAAAGAATCCTTTTGCACCGCTTATTCCATGTCACAGAGTCGTTAGAAAGGATGGAAAAATTGGGAACTATTCAGGAGAAGGTGGAAGGGAACAAAAGAGAAAGATGCTCAAAGAAGAGGGTATTGACGTAGAAAGACTAAAATGA
- a CDS encoding carotenoid biosynthesis protein — MKKSDAAWIISFIYIAYLFIGQIPFLKNNSIFSSLTVSILLIIVYFISSFSIMGEKNSAYFFIIAAVVGSLLELLSLNTGIPFGKYVYTGELGPKIGQLPIFIPLLWASLSFYSYRAGGKFLMPIFMVVLDLSFDPRYSGHLWIWISKTQYFGDPWTNFLGWFITSVIIIALYSLISGGKDIPDVRAVIFFILFGIDNCISDIYDKLFIPAYVSLLIFLILGVSLLFISFRNMRSVKLKTKTISS; from the coding sequence TTGAAAAAAAGTGATGCTGCATGGATTATTTCCTTTATTTACATAGCTTATCTATTTATAGGACAAATACCGTTCCTAAAAAATAACTCAATTTTCTCTTCCTTAACCGTTTCAATTTTATTAATTATTGTTTATTTCATTTCATCGTTTTCCATTATGGGGGAAAAAAATTCTGCGTATTTCTTTATAATAGCTGCTGTAGTAGGCTCCTTGCTTGAGCTGCTCAGTCTGAATACTGGTATACCATTCGGTAAATATGTTTATACTGGAGAGTTAGGTCCAAAAATCGGCCAATTGCCAATCTTCATTCCTTTACTCTGGGCATCATTAAGTTTTTATTCATACCGTGCTGGAGGAAAATTCCTTATGCCCATATTTATGGTTGTTTTAGATCTTTCATTTGATCCGAGATATTCCGGTCATCTCTGGATCTGGATTTCAAAAACACAATATTTCGGAGACCCATGGACTAATTTTCTTGGCTGGTTCATAACTTCTGTTATTATTATTGCCCTTTATTCACTCATCTCCGGGGGCAAGGATATTCCAGACGTAAGAGCAGTAATATTTTTTATCCTATTTGGAATCGATAACTGCATTTCTGATATATACGATAAATTGTTCATTCCAGCTTATGTATCTCTATTAATATTTCTGATTCTGGGAGTTTCTCTGCTGTTCATAAGCTTCAGAAATATGCGCTCGGTGAAACTGAAGACTAAAACAATTTCATCATAA
- a CDS encoding pyridoxal-phosphate-dependent aminotransferase family protein → MMLIPGPVEVSEKTMEASRLVTNHRSESFKNIVRNSEKLLNKFSDSTHSLMITGSGTLAVESMIYSFTKPKDNVLAVTFGEFGNRLIESSQRRGLKVHRINKSISEHLEVGEITDYVSSHREIGSIFIIHNETGNGTAIKNLKNVVRESKENGLQVLVDGVSSFAGLPVKINEWGIDVMASCSQKGIASVPGIGIVFIGKEANESLIQSNDIPKYLDAKIGIDFLNKGETAFTPSTGAFNALHNALNELESETIDARNQRHAKIASFLRGKLKESGSKIYGNELNYSDTVIAFEPSIPATKLRAELLKRNIEVANGMGELNGKILRVGNMGLVSEKIAAEFINTYQEILSEGITLN, encoded by the coding sequence ATGATGTTAATACCAGGACCTGTAGAGGTGTCAGAAAAGACAATGGAAGCATCCAGGCTTGTAACCAACCACAGATCTGAGTCCTTTAAGAACATTGTGAGAAATTCAGAAAAATTGCTTAATAAATTTTCAGATTCTACACATTCACTAATGATCACTGGGTCAGGAACACTTGCAGTTGAATCAATGATTTATTCATTTACAAAGCCAAAGGATAATGTACTGGCAGTTACCTTTGGAGAATTCGGAAATAGACTGATTGAAAGTTCCCAGAGGAGGGGACTTAAGGTTCATAGAATTAATAAATCTATTAGTGAGCATTTAGAGGTCGGAGAAATAACAGATTATGTTTCATCTCATCGAGAAATAGGTTCAATTTTCATAATTCATAACGAAACAGGAAATGGGACTGCTATAAAGAACCTTAAGAATGTTGTCAGAGAAAGTAAGGAAAATGGATTGCAAGTTTTAGTCGATGGGGTTTCAAGTTTTGCAGGTTTACCGGTGAAGATCAATGAATGGGGTATAGATGTAATGGCTTCCTGTAGTCAGAAAGGAATTGCCTCTGTTCCAGGTATTGGAATTGTTTTTATAGGCAAAGAGGCAAATGAATCTTTAATTCAATCAAATGACATTCCAAAATATTTGGATGCTAAAATAGGAATTGATTTTCTTAATAAGGGTGAAACCGCATTTACACCTTCTACCGGTGCATTTAATGCATTACATAATGCATTGAATGAACTGGAAAGTGAGACCATAGATGCAAGAAATCAAAGGCATGCTAAAATTGCATCTTTTTTAAGAGGAAAACTCAAGGAATCAGGTTCAAAAATATACGGAAACGAGTTAAATTATTCAGACACTGTAATAGCCTTTGAGCCCTCTATTCCAGCAACAAAATTAAGAGCTGAACTGTTAAAACGAAATATTGAGGTAGCAAATGGAATGGGTGAACTTAATGGAAAAATTTTAAGAGTGGGCAATATGGGATTGGTTTCGGAAAAGATCGCAGCTGAATTTATTAACACCTACCAGGAAATCCTTTCGGAAGGTATTACTTTAAACTAA
- a CDS encoding NAD(P)-dependent oxidoreductase: MKGITKKKKVLICDKVDSLMLDELNKREFDVNYEPEITSMKLKDSIEKYDIVILRSRTKLTQDILEKAVNLKIIARAGIGVDNIDTKYAKSRNIQVITAAGSSTHSVAELNVALAVSLARNLIPLDINSKNGIWIKDTGFELSGKTSGIIGFGRIGLSTAKILKSIGMEILAYDIFENQEAIKEVGGHFVSMNELLSNSDFIFILVTLSDSSSNIIGEEQMKMVKSGSFLINTSRSEVIDGRVLLNYLESGRIKGYATDVLWNEPPTEEWEKTLISKPNVIVTPHIGAQTVEAQKRVAEYTLNNLFAKISEMGI, translated from the coding sequence ATGAAAGGAATAACCAAGAAAAAAAAAGTTCTTATATGCGATAAGGTGGACAGTTTGATGCTCGATGAACTTAATAAAAGAGAATTTGATGTTAATTACGAACCTGAAATTACCTCAATGAAATTAAAGGACTCAATTGAGAAATATGATATTGTCATTTTAAGGAGTAGAACAAAATTAACTCAGGATATTCTTGAGAAAGCTGTAAACCTTAAAATTATAGCCAGAGCTGGAATCGGTGTTGATAACATAGATACGAAGTATGCTAAATCCAGAAACATTCAGGTAATAACTGCAGCAGGTTCCTCTACTCATTCTGTGGCTGAATTAAATGTTGCCTTGGCTGTGAGTCTTGCGAGAAATCTTATCCCTCTGGATATAAATTCTAAAAATGGAATTTGGATAAAGGATACAGGCTTTGAACTCAGTGGAAAGACTTCAGGCATAATAGGCTTTGGAAGGATAGGACTGAGCACTGCAAAAATACTAAAATCTATTGGTATGGAAATTTTAGCCTACGATATTTTTGAAAACCAAGAAGCCATTAAGGAAGTGGGAGGTCACTTTGTTTCAATGAACGAACTTCTTTCAAACTCAGATTTTATTTTCATCCTCGTCACTCTCAGCGACTCCTCGTCCAATATAATAGGCGAAGAACAGATGAAAATGGTAAAGAGTGGATCTTTCCTGATTAATACAAGCAGATCTGAAGTGATTGATGGAAGAGTATTGCTAAATTATCTTGAGAGTGGTCGAATTAAGGGATATGCTACAGATGTGCTTTGGAACGAACCTCCTACAGAAGAATGGGAAAAGACTCTAATATCAAAACCAAATGTAATTGTGACACCACACATAGGAGCACAAACAGTTGAGGCACAGAAACGTGTGGCCGAATATACATTGAATAACCTTTTTGCCAAAATTAGTGAGATGGGAATATGA